From the Syngnathus typhle isolate RoL2023-S1 ecotype Sweden linkage group LG22, RoL_Styp_1.0, whole genome shotgun sequence genome, the window ATAGCCATATAGTATATATTGTAAATAAGATgatttcacttttattcattaCGGTCCCTTTATACTTCCTGTTTATTTGGGGGGGATTTCTTTTGTCTACATTCTCACTGCACTGGAAAAGGAGAAGCTCTCCAATCTCGTTGTACAATTGcattgtaaaatgacaacaaagggcattctattctattctaatcTATTCTTAAATGCAACTAATGTCCCGACTCTGTTGCAGCCAATGAAATAGCGCCACCTGTCGTCATAGCTCCGAATAAATCTCGGAACCGCTCATAAAAACAGCTCCTTTCAAATTGTTTGGAACGAATGCAACCACTGCGTAGTATACGTACTAAAATGTTCTATGAATATAGATTTTTGCTATGGTAACTATTGGTAGGGAGTCTACTTTGTATTCCCCAAATATGTCCCTACCAGCCCGATCTATGGTGCACACGGTCCTTCAGGACATGAATAAGCATCAATGGTGAAGTGAAGCACTTATTACAATCAAACAAGTGACAAAGACCAAAAGAAGTCCAATATGAAAAATTCGGATTTATTTGAAATGTATGAATCAGTCACTCATTCCACACGTCTATAGATGATTCACAATGAACTGAAATAAATTAGGAACATATTGAAGCTGCTGGCCTAACAGCCAGCTACATGAGCAAGTTGAAGCTATTTGCCGTTAAGCACGTCAAAGGTATCAGTTGCGTTAGCACCTCGATGGTATCGACTCAGTCGCTGAGGTAGTAGTCGCCGCGTTTGGCTGACTGGATCATGCGACGCGAGGCCATCTCCTCGGTAGAGTGTCGGCTGATGAGCGGCTAGCGATCGATGCCCCGAGCAGGGGATGGTGTGGGTGAAGCCAGAAGGAAGATGTACGTATAGCAGCCGGCCGCCAGCGACACAAACGTGCGCGCGCAAAACGACCGCAAGGAATCGCTACTAGCTTAGCGCCAGACGGGTTCGAGTCAGGGTTTTTGGGAACCCGCGACTCATCATCACGGATTGGGATCGTTTCAACCCGAAGCGTTTCGCTTTAAATGCGAGTTTGCTTGGAGCGCCGCAGAGTGAATGAACAATGTCACAATGTGGCGCTTTGGCTGAGCAGCAAGCAAATCCTACCAGCATCCGCTTACATGCGCAAAGAAACAACAGCGGCGCCTTTGAGAGCATACAAAGTGATCGATTCGCTTTTGTCTGCTGATGCGAGTTTGTACCTGAGATGAAAGACAGATGAAACCTTCACAACCAAAAGTTGGATGGATGTCTGATGAAGGAGATAAAAGTCAAGCGTTGACATTGACAAGAAGTAAATGTGCGCCAAAGGGTCGCAAACACTCAATGTTGTTCAATGGAATACATAAGCTCAGACGAGTCCGCGATTCCACTTCAACTGAATCTTTTCCCACAGATACGACCAGTCAATTGTGATTTGAACGTACACAACGTTCGGGACAAAAACTATCTGAAAGTACACAAAGCCTTTCTGTCAAACTTGAAATACTTGAAAGTCATCACAgtccttttgggggggggggggggtcccgaTCTACAAGTGTCTTTCTGTCGATGTGGGAAAGGTCGCGATGGGCTGGAGACGGCCACccactcgcacgcacacacaggtacCTGTGGTCCGGAGCCAAGAAGCTTCTCGAGGGATGAGCGGGCGTCCCGTCGTCAAAGTACACCACGCGTTCCTTTTGTCCTCCCGCTTGTCCCGTGGGGTGAGCGCCCTCGGGCAAAGACGGACTATTTCTCACTTGCCCGACCCGAGAGAAGCGACGGCGGTTGGTGTCAGTGGTTGTTGAGATAGCCCAGTCGTCTGCAGAGGATCTCAAAGATCTCGGCCACGCACAGGAGGATGGTGATGACGGTGAAGGTGTACATGGCGCTCAAGAAGATGGTTTTCTCAAAGTGTTCAGGCACCATGCACTTGGTCACGTTGAAGGTCTTCTCCAAGGCACTGGCATCGCACATGTAGAGCGGGTGGACctgaggcacacacacaaaggatgCCGCTCGGGTTGGATTTTGCCGCGAGCCTCGCCACCCTCCGATGCTCAAGGCCTGGCAATTTGAGACAAAAGCGCCGCCGCTTTGCACAGAAGAACTCAGCGCCCATTCCACGTCCGTCGTCGGCCATCCGGGTCACGGCGATCCACTGAGGTTTACGACCTGGGTGACTGAAAGCGGCGTAAACACTCACTGTGGCGCTTTTTCACACCTGGAAGCCAAAGAGATGACTCTGAAGCCAGAAGGCGATGACCTCCAAAATGATGCGCAAGAGAACGGAGATGATGTAGAAGACGGTGTAGACGGGTCGCTCAAGGATCTCCTCCTGGTCGATGTTCTTGCAGGCGGCGTAGAGGTGGAACACGGCCCCCGGAACCAACACCGTGACCAGCTGCAAAGCCCAGAACACCTGCCAGGCGGTCGCATTGTCATTTCTATCCAGCAGATTTGCGCCCACGTCAGCCCGTCTTCGGTACCTGCGGCGTTATGGGTCTGAACTGGTTGTAGCAGTAGAGGTTGAGTTCCCTGCGATCCGGGTCACAGCTGAAGTGCAGTGCTTCATTTCCGTACACGGCGAAGCCCAGAACTCCCAGGAAGAACATCCGCACCGAGCCGAAGAACAAGGTGTGGAACTGGCCGATCACCGTCGGAGGCCTGAGCTGGAAGGCACAAGCGCAGGCGTCGACAGACTGACGGACGAACGGACGAGAAGAGCGGACAGACGGGGGTGCCCGGCCGGACGCGGGAATGTTTCTTTGGTTGGCCCTCAGCTGAAAGCTTTTCAGCGTGCCACACAGAGCCTCCTCCCTCCATCAAACAACCTCCTCCTGAGCCCGGTTTCACTGTTTTGCTTTGGGTCTGCcctcgcacccccccccccccccccttccacctTAAGTCTCACTCCACGGCCGGCCTCCCCCTTACAGATGTCGTCGGTGTGACTTACGCAGCCCTCGTAGAAGTTCTTGATGTAGTTTAAGGACATGTTTGGGCCGTTGGTCTGCGTCCGGGGCACTTGTGGCCAGGCAGCGGGCGCACAACCGCCCTCTGCCTGCCCGTCCCCATGCAAAGCCCGTGTCAATGCATATTTGGGGGCCTTTTATCTGCATCAATTGACTCGCTCAGTGGACACAGTAGGGTCAACAATGGCCCCGCGGGCTCGCTGCTCCCTGCATTCTAATCCCCACAGGACTCTGTCAGCGAAAAACTCAACCTCCAACGCTCACCACAAACATGCGACAAAGACACAACGCGGGCCTCTTTGGGCCCGGGCAACGTCTTCCCGGGGCTCCCCGGGCCAGCTGGCCGGCCACCCGTCCGTTCGTCCTGCCCTCGCACGCAACACACGTCAACGCTCAAATTGGCGCCATCCAGTCGAGCTCGAGGCTGGCGCCCCTGACGAGGCGACGCGACGCGACGCGACCGGCTGGCGGAACGGTGagaggaaaacacaaaagtcaGAAAGTGACGACAACACACCCTGCACTGCAAATACTTCTGGAAGAGCATTGACGAAGCCGCCAAACAACGAGGTCCCGCCGAAGCAAAGCAACACTACGTTTAGCGGCAAAGAAAAGTCAAGTCCACACACCAACCGTAATCCTGGCGGCGTGTTGTTCAtccccccctcttttttccaCTCGCAGGTCCCAAACGCATGCCGGTCCGGGGCGCCGTGGAGCGCGGGGTCAAGTTGAGGCGCCACGTCCGGCCCACTTCCCGCCGGCCCTTTCACAATCGCGCGGAGAGCCGCTCGCTGCAGGTGGCCCCGACCGAGCCGCCCCCCCTCTGCCAAAGGACGGACGGGCGCGTCCCTGCACAAACGAGCCCCGCTACAAGTCACGCCGACCTTGGCGGAGCGGGCCCGGTCTCCCGTTTCAAGCTCTTATTGTGGCGCTCCGAAACTGCGGCTTCCTGCGCGTGTTGCCCCAGCTCCGGCGATTGACAAAGCCTTTTGGTGCGGTCATGTGACCCCGGTCGGTAATGGACAAAAACTCTGGAAAAGGAAGCTGTGTTGTTGGGCGCGTTTGGGACTCAGGGATGGGAATACGAACCAGGGACGCTCTGCTGCGTCTTACAAATCAAATGAAAGGTTCGGCACGGGGCAGAAAGGAAATAGAATTCTATTCACTCTTGCACtgcatgggaaaaataaaaaatccaatttGGTTCCACCGGATTGGCTTAATCTGAACATGTGCATCCGCCGATCCTGTGTGTAATTGTCTTTCTATTTTAACTTGACTGTGACGAGGTTCGCAATGAATCGACTAAATGGGATGAGCAGGGGTTATAGCTGAAGTAGGCGCGCAAAAAGACGCCGTCGAGCAGAGAACGGAAAATCTGCGAATTAAGCACGCTTCCTTCTCTCGCTCTGGtgtgcgcacgcacgcgcgcgcgccacAGGCATAAAAGGAACCTTCGTCGGGACGCGCCTACCAGTTGCGCGTTCTTCTCATTCAGCACGAGTCTGAACCAAGTTCCTGCGCACTTTTACGCGCGCATCTTTACGCACCTGCACTTGATCCAGTCGCGATGGCCGACGAGTTTCTGTCCCAGTTGGAAGCCGGGAACTCGAGCGATGACGGCGCCGGGGGAGAGGTGTCCTCGGACGGCGCATATGCGGCCGTACGCGGCGTCATGACCTCGGCGTACACGCTGATCGTGCTGGTGGGCGTGCTGGGCAACGTGACGCTGGTGAAGATCTTCGTGAGCACCAGCGCCATGAGAAGCGTGCCCAACATCTTCATCAGCAGCCTGGCGGCGGGAGACCTGCTGCTGCTCGTCACCTGCGTGCCAGTCGACGCCCTCCGCTTCTTCTCCGAGGAGTGGATCCTCGGCGAAGTCGCCTGCAAGCTCCTGCCCGCCGTGCAGCTCACCTCGGTCGGCGTGTCCGTCTTCACGCTCACTGCGCTCAGCGCCGACAGGTAAGTGCGTGCGGGTGGGTCGGGCTCTCGTCGATCACTTGTCCTCATCAGCTCAGGAGCCTCATCATCATCTCCTTGACTTTCATCATCTGCACCGTCATTTCATGAAAATGAAAGAGACCATCGACATGTATTGTTTATTCGGACAAACATGAGCTAACACAAACAGGCACAAAcagacatgaacacacacacagacacgacaGCAACTAAAGGGGTCTACTAAAGGCCGCGTCAGTCATTGTTATGCGGTTTGAGCCAACTTAAAAGTGTGCGCACTGCCGCTCTTTTGAAGACGTCTTGGCAAAGTTTGGCAAAACTACCCGCGTTTCCTCATTCTGCAAAGCGCTGCGGTGGCAGATACGTCTGCTCTACACTGATAATGCGTTCAAGGAAGGAAAGCGGCGATCGTCTTCTCCGTGTCCTCATCGGGCCGTCGCAATCATCTTGTTGCCGTTGACGCGCCGGTAATTGCGCTGCGTCGAGTGTCAATGGCGCGCTCTCCCCGAAGAAAGGGCGACCTTCGGCGCAAGATGAGATGTTATTTCCTGACGACCACGTGATCCCATCCCTCCGGCGGAAATGCCGACGACGCGTGCGCCCGACACACACGCCCGGAATTAAGCTCCTAATGGGGCAAACGCTGACGCCCTCCTCCGGGCGAGCGAGCGGGAGGGGGAACAACCAGAGAGCGAGCAGAAAAAGGGGTGACGAAGACCACGAGTGACAGATGGAACGACGGGAGCACCATCACCTCAGGCGGCGAAGCGTGTGACAAATACGTCGTCAGCGTGCACCTACGCGAAACGTCGGAGTGAAAGTGACATGAACTTGAAAAGCCAACGACATACTTACACGCTTGAGTGCAGCGgcagcattattattattttcttaaggagggtgtgaaaaatgtgagaCACGCAAGGCAAGCTAGCGTACTGACGCACCGGCGTCGCTTTGGGCGCACCGGCGACCGACCCCGGCGCACGTGTGCGTGGCAGGTACAAGGCCATCGTGAAGCCCATGGACATCCAGGCGTCTGGCGCCGTTTTGCGGACCTGCGCCAAAGCCGCCGCCATCTGGCTGCTGTCCGTCCTGCTCGCCGTACCCGAGGCCATCTTTTCCCAGGTGGTATCCATGCAGGTAAGGCGTGGTGTGGTGTGGC encodes:
- the nmbr gene encoding neuromedin-B receptor isoform X3, with protein sequence MADEFLSQLEAGNSSDDGAGGEVSSDGAYAAVRGVMTSAYTLIVLVGVLGNVTLVKIFVSTSAMRSVPNIFISSLAAGDLLLLVTCVPVDALRFFSEEWILGEVACKLLPAVQLTSVGVSVFTLTALSADRYKAIVKPMDIQASGAVLRTCAKAAAIWLLSVLLAVPEAIFSQVVSMQGQRGPENASFLNCVPYPLSEQTHPKVHAVMLFLVYFLFPLSIISVYYYHIARTLVRSARDMPGEVSEHTKKQQMDLSLAHLVLTLLARILSFSSSCVNPFALYLLSDSFRRHFNSQLRCGGGAGGGAVVRPDRQASYLYSTSHVRLTSVKKAAPTVVIGSRQEA
- the gje1a gene encoding gap junction epsilon-1 protein gives rise to the protein MLFQKYLQCRLRPPTVIGQFHTLFFGSVRMFFLGVLGFAVYGNEALHFSCDPDRRELNLYCYNQFRPITPQVFWALQLVTVLVPGAVFHLYAACKNIDQEEILERPVYTVFYIISVLLRIILEVIAFWLQSHLFGFQVHPLYMCDASALEKTFNVTKCMVPEHFEKTIFLSAMYTFTVITILLCVAEIFEILCRRLGYLNNH
- the nmbr gene encoding neuromedin-B receptor isoform X4, which codes for MADEFLSQLEAGNSSDDGAGGEVSSDGAYAAVRGVMTSAYTLIVLVGVLGNVTLVKIFVSTSAMRSVPNIFISSLAAGDLLLLVTCVPVDALRFFSEEWILGEVACKLLPAVQLTSVGVSVFTLTALSADRYKAIVKPMDIQASGAVLRTCAKAAAIWLLSVLLAVPEAIFSQVVSMQGQRGPENASFLNCVPYPLSEQTHPKVHAVMLFLVYFLFPLSIISVYYYHIARTLVRSARDMPGEVSEHTKKQMDLSLAHLVLTLLARILSFSSSCVNPFALYLLSDSFRRHFNSQLRCGGGAGGGAVVRPDRQASYLYSTSHVRLTSVKKAAPTVVIGSRQEA
- the nmbr gene encoding neuromedin-B receptor isoform X5; amino-acid sequence: MADEFLSQLEAGNSSDDGAGGEVSSDGAYAAVRGVMTSAYTLIVLVGVLGNVTLVKIFVSTSAMRSVPNIFISSLAAGDLLLLVTCVPVDALRFFSEEWILGEVACKLLPAVQLTSVGVSVFTLTALSADRYKAIVKPMDIQASGAVLRTCAKAAAIWLLSVLLAVPEAIFSQVVSMQGQRGPENASFLNCVPYPLSEQTHPKVHAVMLFLVYFLFPLSIISVYYYHIARTLVRSARDMPGEVSEHTKKQLLVILRQPLRTLPAERQLPTTLQQSAALRGRGRGRRSGAARPSGQLPVQHVPRPSDLRQKGRAHRRHRQQAGSVTGERDEVT